The following DNA comes from Cryptococcus deuterogattii R265 chromosome 2, complete sequence.
GATTGAGTAAATATAGCAGCGCCGTTCCCATAGGGGTTACGATTAACCAACTCAATTGCCTCATTGAGGTCACGGGCTTTGACCACAACTAAAGCGGGCCCGAAGATCTCATTCCTGCGCATGAGATTAGCTCATGTTTCCGATCGATATATTAGGTCTAAGTTAACTCACTTGTAACAGTCCATATCGGTTGTAGCTTCCAAGATCGTTGGGCCAACCCAGTTGCCGTTAGGATAGTCTTTGACTGTTGCCCCCCGACCATCAAGAACAATACGCCCTCCCTGCTTTTCGCAAGACTCGATGAGTTGCTCAATGCGCTCCCTAGCTTGAGGAGAGATTACAGGCCCCCTGCAGTCGTTAGCTTTTTAGAGTGTTGTTCTAAAACAAAAACTTACAAGTCGGCAGCTTCGTCAAATCCATTGCCCATTTTCAAAGCTTTAGCCTCTTCAATAAGCCCAGGAAGCCAGTTTGCATCCCCAACAGTAACCAGAACTGAGAGTGCCATACATCGTTGACCCGCGGCTCCGAACGCTGCTCCAGCGACAGCCTTCAAAGCGCTCTTGTTGGCATCAGGGAGAATGATGGCATGGTCTAAATGAATCAGCTCTGACAACAATGGTTATCACTCACTTTTGGCTCCAAGTTGAGCTTGAACTCGTTTTCCAAGAGCACCAGCCCTGTCGTAGATGTGCTTGCCTGCCTTATCGCCTCCAACGAAGGAAATAGCCTTGATCCGAGGCTCATCACAAATGAAATTGACGGCGTCCACGCCGCCGTGGAGGATATTGATAACACCAGAAGGAAGACCGGCCATTTCACACAGTTCGGCAATTATGGCGGAAGCGCCTGGGTCGCGCTCACTGGGCTTGAGGATAAGAGTGTTACCCGTAGCGATGGCCATTGCAACGCTCCACCTATGAAGTGTTAGCTGTAACTGTCAACGGGCGAGAACGGCAATCACTGACAAAGGTATCATAGCCGGGAAATTGAAAGGACAGATGGCAGCTCCAACGCCAAGCGGTTCGATCCTAGTTAAGGTGTCCATGTCTCGTGAAACCTCGATGTTTCTACCCAACAGCTCAGTAGGAATGTTGGTTGCCATTTGGACCACTTGCAACCCTCTTGTAACATCACCCATGGCATCCGCGAAGGTTTTTCCCTGCTCTAAACTAATTGTACATTAGCAGCTGAAGGACACGTTAAGCTACGACTTACACGATGTTGCGTGCGATATCCTTGTGGTACTTCCGGATCAATCCTTGCAGGCTATGGAAAGCAAGTTAGACATGATGTCGTTAAAGTATCAGATGATTTTTTGGGGTACTTACTCTAACATGATCCTTTGTCTGGTAAGTACACTTGATTCACTCCATTCGTAAAACTTGTTCTCAGCCACATCAACGATACGCTTCATCTCTGCGGGAGTCGCATGAGGGACTTTCGAGATGAGGCGCTGTGTCGAAGGATCGTGCACTTCTGACCATTTGTCTGCCTTGCTTGACTCCCAGGAGCCACCGATGAGGAGTTTCGCATCGCCCCCCAAGGTACTGGTGCCTTTCCACCTTCCATTGTCTTGGGCGGCATTGACTGATGGAAAAACTTTAGCCACGCAGTCCTCCCTTGACAACAAAAATAACAACTCACTATCAGCGGCAAGCGTGGATGCCGCACGCTTGTTGAATAGGTTTCTGGTGAGCTGTCGAGATAGCATACTTTCTATGTGTATCTGTGTGCGACTCGTGAGCAAATGAAGcgaggagggaaaaagatgtGAAGAATGGCGAACAGGGTACTAAATACCGGATAACTGGTGATAACCGTACAAATGACTGTTTACCTCGGCTAAAATCTCGGCTAAGATAACGAGGGTGCTGCTGAGATTCTGGTTGAGGGATACCCCGAAACGCCGTGTGGCGGAATTTTGCCGAGGCGTGCTACTCCGCCGGGCGCGTCTCCCCATCGCGGTGACGATTCTTCCGCTCGTCTCGCTACTTTTCCGTCGGCTTTTCCGTCATCTCGCCAAAAGCAGTCCTCGCCTATCACGTCCTTCATTCGCATGCAATCATCGACGAGCGACTTCTCAAAAAGGCAACAGCTTAACAACTCCCATGTTATTTCCCCTCACCTTAGCCACATCGCGCTTACCCCTGCAAGCTGCAAGTACCACAGACATGTTGACTAGATCACTTCAAAGCTCAGTTCACACATTCGCCAGAAGGCGTTACGCTACCGCATCTATAGCTGCAGCTGCCCGCTTGGTTCCGGGTCAGCCGCAAAAGCCAACCGTGGTGACAAGCACGATCCCAGGACCGAAAGGGTGAGTTCCGTAGGATATCCTAGTGTACAGAGACCTCTGCTAATAGTATCTTAGGAAAGAGCTCTCTGCAGCTATTGGCAAATTTCAAGATCCTCGGGCTCACACTTTGGTAGCCGACTACAACAAGAGTTGTGGAAACTACTTGGTTGATGCCGACGGCAATGTTCTTTTGGATATGTTCGCTCAGATTGGTAAGTATACAACTTCTGCCAATTCACTGACTTCTAGCGTCCATTGCCATTGGCTATAACCACCCGGATTTGATCAAACTCGCCAAGACGGATCAGTTTGCATCTGCCGCCATGTCTCGCCCCGCCCTCGGATCTTATCCTCCTGTTGATTGGGCCGATGTGGTCAATGAAGGAATACTAAAGGTTGCACCCAAGGGCTTAAACCAGGTTTTCACCACACAGTATGTTACCAAGGGTGGTATATAGGCTGACCTTCTAGGGATGGGTCTTCGGCCACTGAAGGCGCTCTTAAAGCGTCCTTCCTGTCTTACCAAGCCAAGCGAAGAGGGAACAGGCCGTTTTCTAATGAAGAAATTGAGACCGTTTTGGAAAATCAGTCTGTAGGTTATTCATTCAGATGTTCAATCCAACGTCATGTCTTACGAATGATACGTAGCCTGGCTCTCCCGAACTCAGTGTGCTTAGTTTCAAAGGTGGATTCCACGGTCGAAACTTGGGCTCTCTCAGTTTGACCCGTAGCAAGCCCATTCACAAGGTAAGATTATCGAGTGCGCTTCAATTCCCTATCTAACATTGAATTAGCTTGACATGCCTGCCTTCGAATGGCCAGCTTGTCAATTCCCCGACATCAAGTACCCTCTAGCCGAGAATGTTGAGCATAATCAGAAGGCTGAAGCGG
Coding sequences within:
- a CDS encoding methylmalonate-semialdehyde dehydrogenase (acylating); this encodes MLSRQLTRNLFNKRAASTLAADINAAQDNGRWKGTSTLGGDAKLLIGGSWESSKADKWSEVHDPSTQRLISKVPHATPAEMKRIVDVAENKFYEWSESSVLTRQRIMLDLQGLIRKYHKDIARNIVLEQGKTFADAMGDVTRGLQVVQMATNIPTELLGRNIEVSRDMDTLTRIEPLGVGAAICPFNFPAMIPLWSVAMAIATGNTLILKPSERDPGASAIIAELCEMAGLPSGVINILHGGVDAVNFICDEPRIKAISFVGGDKAGKHIYDRAGALGKRVQAQLGAKNHAIILPDANKSALKAVAGAAFGAAGQRCMALSVLVTVGDANWLPGLIEEAKALKMGNGFDEAADLGPVISPQARERIEQLIESCEKQGGRIVLDGRGATVKDYPNGNWVGPTILEATTDMDCYKNEIFGPALVVVKARDLNEAIELVNRNPYGNGAAIFTQSAVSSRKFEKKIEAGQVGINVPIPVPLPMFSWSGNKASVLGGASLYGPLGLNFWTKTKTITSLWREDAKEDKAAVAMPVHH
- a CDS encoding 4-aminobutyrate aminotransferase, with translation MLTRSLQSSVHTFARRRYATASIAAAARLVPGQPQKPTVVTSTIPGPKGKELSAAIGKFQDPRAHTLVADYNKSCGNYLVDADGNVLLDMFAQIASIAIGYNHPDLIKLAKTDQFASAAMSRPALGSYPPVDWADVVNEGILKVAPKGLNQVFTTQDGSSATEGALKASFLSYQAKRRGNRPFSNEEIETVLENQSPGSPELSVLSFKGGFHGRNLGSLSLTRSKPIHKLDMPAFEWPACQFPDIKYPLAENVEHNQKAEAAALAHVEETIRVWSNKKPIVAMIIEPIQSEGGDRHASADYFRKLRRIAKKHDIYFIVDEVQTGVGATGSFWAHDKWELEEPADFVTFSKKAQASGFYHNLSTRAPFAYQAYNTWMGDPIRALQAREMFKVIERDDLIKNVTLVGDYIYKSLEQYEASGKILNLRGKGQGTFIAFDLPSPKERDEFIGQMRLQGVNLGACGSQSVRLRPMLVFEQSHAELFLEKLRNVFKA